A single genomic interval of Pseudochaenichthys georgianus chromosome 3, fPseGeo1.2, whole genome shotgun sequence harbors:
- the LOC117441259 gene encoding guanylyl cyclase-activating protein 2-like: protein MGQIQQTENSKDVDVQIIQNMYQKFVLECPSGLLFLHEFKSFFGVAATGEASDYAESMFRAFDRNRDNTIDFLEFVAALNLVFRGELEPKLRWSFKVYDRDCNGYVDRDELKAIINSIYKIKKGTKKDEDDFKLTVDEAVDRLLRAVDTDNDGHINMEEFIRGAQLDPWVLNMLQLDMNPAGWVLEQRSAQF from the exons ATGGGGCAGATTCAGCAAACAGAGAACTCTAAGGATGTTGATGTCCAAATAATTCAGAACATGTATCAAAAGTTTGTGTTGGAGTGCCCAAGTGGACTACTTTTTCTGCATGAGTTCAAGAGTTTCTTTGGTGTGGCAGCAACAGGAGAAGCGTCCGATTATGCGGAGAGCATGTTTCGAGCTTTCGACAGAAATAGG GACAACACAATTGATTTCCTTGAGTTTGTGGCAGCACTGAACCTTGTTTTCCGGGGAGAACTGGAGCCTAAACTGCGCTGGTCATTCAAGGTGTACGACCGAGACTGCAATGGCTATGTGGACAGGGATGAACTAAAAGCCATTATCAAT AGCATCTATAAGATAAAGAAAGGCACAAAGAAGGATGAGGACGATTTTAAGCTTACAGTAGACGAGGCCGTGGATCGATTATTACGAGCCGTGGATACCGACAATGATG GTCATATTAACATGGAGGAGTTTATTAGAGGCGCACAGCTGGACCCCTGGGTGCTCAACATGCTACAGTTAGACATGAACCCTGCAGGATGGGTGCTGGAGCAGCGGAGTGCACAGTTCTGA